Genomic window (Centroberyx gerrardi isolate f3 chromosome 9, fCenGer3.hap1.cur.20231027, whole genome shotgun sequence):
TGGCTCCGGGAACACAACCGGGTCTGTGACGTCCTGAAGGAGATCCACCCCGACTGGGACGACGAAAGGCTCTTCCAGACCTCACGGCTCATTCTGattggtgagtgtgtgagatACCGATACACGTGTAGAACTCTTCAGCGCAGTGCAACACGTTTAAAATTAGCCGACTTGCTAAGCTGTTAATGTGTCAAAAAGGCTGCTTATCATGCCTTTCACAGCGTTGAATAAAGGAAGTTATGCTTTtctcagtttactgtcatagaaaGTTCCCAGGCTATCTTTGTAATTATCAGAATTTCAGCTCTATTGTGTGAAATAGGGTTCACATTGTTCAACAGATGTGAGATATGATCTGCCACTTCAACCTCAGAggaaggaattttttttttttctggacgGTGGTGTTAACAATGTTGCATATTTGCCGAATATAACTAGGTGGACAAACCATCCTGTAATCAACTGAATAGTCTCTAATGTCTGAGGTTTACAATTTGTCTAATCTGAACATCTCATCTGTCCTGCAGGAGAGACCATCAAGATCGTGATTGAGGACTATGTGCAGCACCTGAGCGGCTACAACTTCAAGCTGAAGTTTGATCCTGAGCTGCTGTTCAACCAGCGCTTCCAGTACCAGAATCGCATTTCATCCGAGTTCAACACCCTGTACCACTGGCACCCGCTGATGCCCGATGCATTCCACATCGAGGAGCAGGTTTACAACTATAAGCAATTTGTCTTCAACACCTCCATAGTGACGCAACACGGCATCAGCAACCTGGTGGACTCCTTCACCAAGCAGGTTTCTGGACGGGTAAGAACTtctagtagtagttgtagtaataggcCGATTTACTTTGAGACTGTACCACTGATGTTGCTTTGAGACCGTACAGCTGACCTTGCATTCTTTCTTCAGGTTGCCGGTGGTCGAAATGTCCCCGGGGCGGTGATGCATGTGGCCATCAAGTCCATAGAGAACAGCAGGAAAATGCGCTACCAGTCTCTGAATGCCTACAGGAAACGATTCTCCATGAAGCCCTACAGCTCCTTCGAAGACCTGACAGGTGAGACGAAGTGAAGATCACTCAAAAGACcactagggttagggttagggttagggtgtaAATGATGACATCAGATGGCAAAAGAGATAAGAGGAAAGGTTACTGCCAGTGCCTCAAGAAAAGCACAGCAGTTTTTAAGATCCAATCTTATGGCTCTGATGCATGCCTGAACATAAACTATGGACATATTTGAGTTGAAACGCCATTAAACTGGTCTGGACAGATTTTTAGTGCTCACAGCTTTGGAAGTTAGGAATTTATTTCCgtgccttaaaaaaaaaccagatGTTCCCTTCAGCTTCAGATAGTGTAAGCAGTTTGTCATGGAAGAGAGCAAGACATAAACAGAGACCTGCTGGAGGATGTACTGCTTCAGAGACGAAGATTTAAACTCCCTAAGAAGAGAGGTTTTGATTAACCAGTAACTATGATTTATGAGGAAAGCAaaatgtctgtatatgtgtttgtgtgtgtgagagagagagaagagagatcaGTATTTATTCTTTTTAATGTGTTTGCTGGATTTCAATCCGACAAAAACACAGGTGGTCGTATTTAGACTAGCTGCAAGCTTTACAGCTGCTGAGGCAGTGCGAGAAGCCAAGCTGAGAAACTAACCAAACCCTTTTCCTCTGGTGTCGTTActcaggagagaaagaaatggccGCAGTGCTGGAGGAGCTGTACGGACACGTCGACGCTGTGGAGCTCTATGCAGGCCTGCTGGTGGAGAAGCCCAGGCCCAACGCCATCTTTGgggagaccatggtggagatgggCGCCCCTTACTCCCTCAAGGGCTTAATGGGAAACCCCATCTGCTCCCCGGAGTACTGGAAGCCCAGCACCTTCGGCGGCAGCGTGGGCTTCGACATCGTCAACACCGCCTCCCTGCAGAGGCTGGTCTGCAACAATGTCAAGGGCCCGTGTCCCGTGGCGTCCTTTCATGTGGTTGGCATAAAAGAGACGGGATCCATTACCATCAACTCAAGCACGTCCCACTCGCGCGGCAGTGACATCAACCCCACAGTCATTTTGAAAGAAAGGACTACTGAGCTctaattcttattttattcGGGGTTTCTTTTTGTATatctttgtatttatttattatttattgcatA
Coding sequences:
- the ptgs2b gene encoding prostaglandin G/H synthase 2; translation: MNRNTAAVLLLALGFLVCEGGNPCCSEPCQNRGVCTALGSDGYECDCTRTGYYGQNCTTPEFLTWLKISLKPSPNTVHYLLTHFKGFWNIINNISFLRDAIMRYVLTSRSHLIDSPPTYNADYGYKSWEAYSNLSYYTRTLPPVPEDCPTPMGVVGKKELPDVKVLAEKLLIRRQFIPDPQGSSLMFAFFAQHFTHQFFKSDMKKGPAFTQAQGHGVDLGHIYGDNLERQHKLRLFKDGKLKYQVLEGEVYPPTVKDVGAEMHYPPHVPDSHRFAVGHEAFGLVPGLMMYATIWLREHNRVCDVLKEIHPDWDDERLFQTSRLILIGETIKIVIEDYVQHLSGYNFKLKFDPELLFNQRFQYQNRISSEFNTLYHWHPLMPDAFHIEEQVYNYKQFVFNTSIVTQHGISNLVDSFTKQVSGRVAGGRNVPGAVMHVAIKSIENSRKMRYQSLNAYRKRFSMKPYSSFEDLTGEKEMAAVLEELYGHVDAVELYAGLLVEKPRPNAIFGETMVEMGAPYSLKGLMGNPICSPEYWKPSTFGGSVGFDIVNTASLQRLVCNNVKGPCPVASFHVVGIKETGSITINSSTSHSRGSDINPTVILKERTTEL